The following coding sequences lie in one Niabella agricola genomic window:
- a CDS encoding RNA polymerase sigma factor: MAKDGPIILFVKAADYQQYNDSDLIGLLREGDHLAYMEIYNRYARSLYVKGCKKLDSRDDVKDLLQDVFAALWKNRYALTLNTPLAGYLYATLRYMVIKRILHKKVQTTYLESLKSATPIKHETADNLARENELKRLIETEITSLPEKMQEVFRMSREHHLSHREIAVQLGLSEATVKKHVNNALKSLRIKLGTLVLAACIYLGTYFF, translated from the coding sequence ATGGCGAAGGACGGACCAATCATCTTATTTGTGAAAGCTGCAGATTATCAACAATATAACGATAGCGATCTGATCGGACTTCTTAGGGAAGGCGACCATCTGGCGTATATGGAAATATATAACAGGTATGCCAGAAGCCTGTATGTAAAGGGCTGTAAAAAGCTGGACAGCAGGGATGATGTCAAAGACCTGCTACAAGATGTATTTGCCGCATTATGGAAGAACCGATATGCTTTGACTTTAAATACGCCACTGGCGGGTTATTTATATGCTACGTTACGCTATATGGTCATAAAACGCATTTTGCATAAGAAAGTCCAAACAACCTATTTAGAGTCGCTTAAATCTGCTACACCTATAAAACATGAAACTGCTGACAATTTAGCCCGGGAAAACGAATTGAAGCGGTTGATCGAGACCGAAATTACTTCATTACCCGAAAAGATGCAGGAAGTTTTCCGGATGAGCAGGGAACATCACCTTTCTCACCGGGAGATAGCCGTGCAGCTGGGCCTTTCAGAAGCAACGGTTAAGAAACATGTCAATAACGCGCTGAAATCCTTACGCATTAAACTGGGGACCCTTGTACTGGCTGCCTGTATTTACCTGGGTACATATTTTTTTTGA
- a CDS encoding FecR family protein produces MEENNIRNLLRRYLSGACNPEERARVEQWFELLESNKVKIDDADLEEDIAEVRARLVAPLRKKRKLYRYAAAAAVLFAVAMGSYLYLIHRSSDGIKKTEKLASSAADIAPGRNVATLQLADGTEIALDDLSNGAIAQDGSNTIYKNGDGQLTYVAADGAYTGKMVSNTLKTPRGGQYQLTLPDGSKVWLNAASQLTYKISKIAPERLVELQGEAYFEVAKDARRPFKVRSGNQVVEVLGTHFNVSSYDDDPSIKTTLAEGSVKIVETDGRSNVTLEPGQQATLDHKNRLSVARVDVSDAIAWKNGKFSFNQTDIHAVARQLSRWYNVEVVFKGKVANINLSGEVHRNTNASKVLEILSFYNLNCKIEMIDGTKRIVIE; encoded by the coding sequence ATGGAAGAAAATAACATCCGGAATCTGTTGAGGCGCTACCTGTCAGGTGCCTGCAATCCGGAGGAGCGCGCCCGGGTTGAGCAATGGTTTGAGCTGTTGGAGTCAAATAAAGTGAAGATTGATGACGCCGATCTGGAAGAAGATATTGCAGAAGTGCGGGCCCGGCTGGTAGCACCGTTAAGAAAAAAGAGGAAATTATATAGATATGCGGCAGCGGCTGCTGTGCTGTTTGCTGTTGCAATGGGATCCTATTTATATCTGATCCACAGATCGTCTGACGGAATTAAAAAGACAGAGAAACTTGCTTCAAGTGCCGCCGATATTGCCCCTGGCAGAAATGTAGCCACGCTGCAACTTGCAGACGGAACCGAGATCGCGTTGGATGATTTGTCTAACGGAGCCATTGCTCAGGATGGAAGCAACACCATCTATAAGAACGGAGACGGGCAGCTGACCTATGTGGCTGCTGACGGAGCCTATACCGGAAAGATGGTTTCTAATACATTGAAAACGCCGCGCGGCGGGCAATACCAACTTACGCTGCCAGACGGATCAAAAGTTTGGTTAAATGCAGCCTCACAACTTACCTATAAAATCAGCAAAATAGCACCCGAACGTTTAGTTGAGTTGCAGGGCGAAGCCTATTTTGAAGTGGCCAAAGATGCACGCAGACCATTTAAAGTACGCTCCGGGAACCAGGTTGTTGAAGTGTTGGGCACGCATTTCAATGTGAGCAGTTATGATGATGATCCCAGTATAAAAACAACCCTGGCAGAAGGTTCCGTCAAAATAGTTGAAACCGATGGCCGCAGTAATGTTACCCTTGAACCGGGGCAGCAGGCCACGCTTGATCATAAAAACCGGTTATCGGTGGCCAGGGTCGATGTATCAGACGCCATTGCCTGGAAAAATGGGAAATTCAGTTTCAACCAAACCGATATTCATGCTGTTGCTAGACAGCTCTCCCGCTGGTACAATGTTGAAGTTGTATTCAAAGGTAAAGTTGCGAACATAAACTTGTCCGGGGAAGTCCATCGAAACACCAATGCTTCAAAGGTGCTGGAAATCCTTTCATTTTATAATCTGAATTGTAAAATAGAGATGATCGACGGTACAAAACGTATTGTTATTGAATAA
- a CDS encoding TonB-dependent receptor: MRFQIIVGLLFLLFIQVSAASRAQNVSINVNNAPLEKVFRMIEQQSGYVFLYDDVRIKRQKVSLSLQNAPIEKVLKTCLENLPVAYKIVDRNILLKKRMEPQVQQVQYQQRQVTGVVRDSTGSTLQGVSVTVKGTSRVTVSDASGQYQIAASPGDVLIFSSVGYKKQEIVVADDTRLDVVMKVEVSSLEEAVVVGYGTQKKINLTGAVSQIGGERLANRAVTNIGQALQGAVSNLNISSTNGGAPGANSSFNVRGYTGFSASGGAVSQSPLFVVDGIPGVDINTININDVESISVLKDAASAAIYGSSAPYGVVIVTTKQGKTGTKPTITYNNNLLLSQPINLPKYMRSIDFANLYNEAADNAGTSRPFSDDALKRIQDYLDGKIKTETIANPATGTDAWFEWGNANANNDWFDILFRRSQFSQQHNIGVSGGTNSTRYYVGLGYNKQNGMYNYTDDSYNRYNVRANLSTVITPWMNFNFRTALSRGISNTPTAEGNWMQTLAARNWPTEPLYTPNGSFASENRMAGLARGGHTFTTTDKAVVTGELVLNPLQGWNITGNYTIDASYFDLERDIKTVYVQRPSGAEQSIITPNGIQRQNQKNQHYTANLYSSYEKEWNGHSFRGLVGFTQELYDNKGMNGSNNYLYSNDKPALSLTYGASPALSDNASQLAIRGGFGRLNYNYRGKYLLEFNGRYDGTSRFLSARRFKFYPGISGAWVVSNERLWKPLAQVLNVFKLRASYGQLGDQGFTNNYYPFYPSLVTVSPTSSNFLFSGGREAYIGQPPLIDPSLTWVTVKTLDLGIDLSALDNRLNVTFGWYRRTADDFVGPAQAFPAFLGTAAPQVNNTGMVTHGFDLTLGWKDRINDFKYGVEIVLGDYQSKVLRYPNPTGLNTTWYVGENFGDIWGYQTVGFFKTNEEIAQAPKQNALFSRWSPGDIRYADLNGDGVINWGDNTLANPGDRKVIANTTPRYSFGVNLTAQYKNADLVVFLQGVAKRDAVFYNADVWDGAYFWGITGDMYTGMLTTAQYDRWTPETPNGYYPKFYMSGETRKNSQPQTRYVQNAAYLRIKNIQLGYALQPHFLKRIDCDRLRFFANVENLATFTRLIKTMDPEFSATDGRVYPFQRVWSCGVNITF; this comes from the coding sequence ATGAGGTTTCAAATAATTGTGGGTCTTCTCTTTCTACTGTTTATCCAAGTGAGTGCTGCAAGCCGGGCGCAGAATGTATCCATCAATGTGAATAATGCCCCTCTGGAAAAAGTATTCAGGATGATTGAGCAGCAATCGGGCTATGTATTTCTCTATGATGATGTGCGGATAAAAAGACAGAAGGTCAGTCTGTCGCTTCAAAATGCGCCTATAGAAAAAGTATTGAAGACCTGCCTGGAAAACCTTCCGGTTGCTTATAAAATCGTAGACAGGAACATACTCCTGAAAAAGCGGATGGAACCACAGGTTCAACAAGTTCAGTACCAACAGCGCCAGGTTACAGGAGTGGTCAGGGATAGCACAGGTAGCACCCTTCAGGGCGTTTCGGTTACTGTTAAAGGAACCAGCCGTGTTACGGTAAGCGATGCTTCCGGTCAATACCAGATTGCTGCCTCGCCCGGCGATGTATTAATTTTCAGTTCAGTGGGATACAAAAAGCAGGAGATTGTGGTTGCTGATGATACGCGCCTGGACGTGGTGATGAAAGTAGAAGTATCCAGCTTAGAGGAGGCGGTTGTTGTAGGCTATGGCACGCAGAAGAAAATAAATCTCACCGGAGCTGTATCGCAAATCGGCGGAGAGCGGTTAGCAAACCGTGCAGTAACCAATATAGGGCAGGCATTGCAGGGAGCCGTGTCCAATTTAAATATCAGCTCTACCAATGGCGGAGCTCCCGGTGCTAATTCCTCTTTTAATGTGCGGGGGTACACGGGTTTTTCTGCCAGCGGCGGCGCGGTTTCGCAATCCCCGTTATTTGTTGTTGATGGTATTCCGGGCGTAGATATCAATACGATCAATATTAATGATGTGGAAAGCATCAGTGTTTTAAAAGATGCGGCATCTGCGGCGATTTACGGATCCAGCGCGCCCTATGGTGTTGTTATTGTTACGACCAAACAGGGAAAAACGGGAACCAAGCCCACCATTACCTACAATAACAACCTGTTGTTATCGCAACCCATTAACCTGCCGAAATATATGCGATCCATAGATTTCGCCAATTTGTATAATGAAGCAGCAGATAATGCCGGAACCAGCCGTCCTTTTAGTGACGACGCCTTAAAGCGCATCCAGGACTATTTAGATGGAAAGATAAAAACAGAAACCATCGCCAACCCGGCTACGGGTACCGATGCCTGGTTTGAGTGGGGCAATGCAAATGCTAATAACGATTGGTTTGATATATTGTTCCGCCGCTCCCAGTTTAGCCAGCAACACAATATCGGTGTTTCCGGAGGTACGAACTCAACAAGGTATTATGTAGGTCTTGGGTACAACAAGCAAAACGGAATGTATAATTATACCGATGACTCATACAATCGTTATAATGTGCGGGCCAATCTTTCCACGGTCATTACCCCATGGATGAACTTCAACTTCAGAACAGCATTATCGCGGGGAATCTCAAACACTCCTACTGCCGAAGGAAATTGGATGCAAACACTGGCTGCACGGAACTGGCCAACAGAGCCGTTGTATACCCCCAATGGCAGCTTTGCATCAGAGAACAGAATGGCCGGCCTCGCCCGGGGCGGACATACCTTCACAACCACAGATAAGGCTGTTGTTACCGGTGAGCTGGTGCTTAATCCGTTGCAGGGTTGGAATATAACAGGAAATTACACGATTGACGCTTCTTATTTTGATCTTGAAAGGGATATCAAGACCGTGTATGTTCAGCGTCCCAGCGGTGCGGAGCAATCGATTATTACACCCAACGGAATTCAACGTCAGAATCAGAAAAACCAGCATTATACAGCCAACCTGTACAGTTCCTATGAAAAAGAGTGGAACGGGCATTCCTTCCGGGGATTGGTTGGGTTCACCCAGGAACTGTATGACAACAAGGGAATGAATGGTTCCAATAACTATTTATATTCGAATGACAAACCAGCGCTTTCCCTTACCTATGGTGCTTCACCGGCATTGTCGGACAATGCTTCGCAATTAGCCATCAGGGGGGGCTTTGGACGTCTTAATTACAATTACCGCGGAAAATATTTGCTCGAGTTCAACGGGCGGTATGATGGAACCTCCCGCTTCTTATCAGCCAGAAGATTTAAGTTCTACCCCGGTATTTCCGGTGCCTGGGTGGTTTCCAACGAACGGTTATGGAAACCCCTCGCGCAGGTGTTGAACGTCTTCAAACTGAGGGCCTCCTACGGTCAGCTGGGAGACCAGGGTTTTACCAACAATTATTATCCGTTTTACCCCTCGCTGGTTACAGTTAGCCCAACCTCCAGTAATTTTCTGTTTTCGGGGGGAAGGGAGGCCTATATCGGTCAGCCGCCTTTGATTGATCCATCCCTTACCTGGGTCACTGTTAAGACGCTTGATCTGGGCATCGACCTAAGTGCTCTTGACAACAGGCTGAATGTAACATTTGGCTGGTACAGACGTACCGCAGATGATTTTGTTGGTCCGGCGCAGGCATTCCCTGCATTCCTGGGTACAGCTGCGCCTCAGGTTAATAATACCGGGATGGTTACGCATGGGTTCGATCTTACCCTGGGTTGGAAGGATAGGATTAATGATTTCAAATACGGCGTTGAAATTGTGCTGGGTGATTATCAGAGTAAGGTGCTCCGGTATCCCAACCCAACCGGGTTAAATACGACCTGGTATGTGGGAGAAAACTTTGGAGATATCTGGGGATATCAGACCGTTGGTTTTTTCAAAACCAATGAAGAGATCGCCCAGGCACCAAAGCAGAATGCGCTTTTTAGCAGATGGTCACCCGGTGATATTCGTTATGCCGATCTGAACGGGGACGGCGTGATCAACTGGGGCGACAATACCCTGGCCAATCCTGGCGACCGCAAAGTGATCGCCAACACGACGCCCCGCTATTCTTTTGGCGTGAATTTAACGGCACAGTATAAAAACGCCGACCTGGTGGTTTTTTTGCAGGGTGTTGCTAAGCGCGATGCGGTATTCTATAATGCAGATGTTTGGGATGGTGCTTATTTCTGGGGAATCACCGGCGATATGTATACCGGCATGCTCACTACCGCGCAGTACGACCGGTGGACACCGGAAACGCCAAACGGATATTATCCTAAATTTTATATGAGCGGAGAAACGCGGAAGAACTCTCAACCGCAAACCCGTTATGTTCAGAATGCGGCATATCTGCGAATCAAGAATATACAGCTGGGCTATGCACTCCAGCCCCATTTTTTAAAGCGGATTGATTGTGACCGGTTGCGGTTTTTTGCAAACGTTGAGAATCTTGCCACTTTTACGAGGCTGATCAAGACCATGGACCCCGAATTTTCTGCAACAGATGGCCGGGTGTATCCTTTCCAGCGGGTATGGTCTTGCGGTGTCAATATTACTTTTTAG
- a CDS encoding RagB/SusD family nutrient uptake outer membrane protein → MKRYIYVLLGLFMLVSCSKDGFLERKPLVNINDADYWTSVNDLRLYVNSFYNDDGLLPSRRAWGTGPYTIDAGDGSDANVPFNYNRRMNGEGTVPSSGGGWSISDWTPLRNINYFIDNYKKVVAPFKDVQQYVGEALFFRSIFYYDKLRKFGALPWASTLVGTGSELLFSARLPRNQVVDSILQDLDNAISYLPERAGGSWTGRITKEVALALKARVALYEGTWEKYHGLKNTPFKVDGSDGTKFLTAAATASGDLMAMGEKNGYPRLDNIGVENGYWLLFNQKDYASSKEVLFWRKYSVADQVTHTWTRYSINGSGIGLSKDMVESYLCLDGKPIALSPLYAGDRTLKDVVKNRDPRLNQTINVDDNKHVKWYATGQYFTTPTIEVNGANNTSTGYQVYKGHTGDFAENNAAQSTQGYVHFRFAEVLLIHAEAKAELGALTQSDIDKTINALRLRVGMSAGLLQLANIATDPNQEFPSLSPVLNEIRRERKVELAAEWYRVDDLFRWAVADEKIVGKRPLGAYKKQWENYPGASAQFNSALATLPVNADGYIDPFKPYSVMNNGYRFNVGRDYLLPIPTNELTLNSKLKQNPGW, encoded by the coding sequence ATGAAACGATATATATATGTTTTGTTAGGTCTTTTTATGCTGGTGAGCTGCAGCAAGGATGGCTTTTTGGAGCGAAAGCCATTGGTTAATATCAACGATGCCGACTATTGGACTTCCGTCAATGATCTTCGGCTCTACGTTAATAGTTTTTACAATGACGATGGATTATTGCCTTCACGCCGGGCATGGGGAACCGGGCCTTATACTATTGATGCGGGTGATGGCAGTGATGCCAATGTTCCCTTCAACTATAACCGGCGTATGAATGGCGAGGGCACGGTGCCGTCTTCAGGCGGGGGCTGGTCTATTTCCGACTGGACACCCTTGCGGAATATCAATTATTTCATAGATAACTATAAAAAAGTAGTTGCTCCTTTTAAAGATGTACAGCAGTATGTAGGTGAGGCATTATTCTTTCGTTCGATTTTCTACTATGATAAATTGCGGAAATTTGGTGCTTTACCCTGGGCGTCTACATTGGTTGGCACAGGTTCCGAATTACTTTTTTCCGCGCGGCTGCCCCGTAACCAGGTTGTCGATTCGATCCTGCAGGATCTTGATAATGCCATAAGTTATCTTCCAGAAAGAGCGGGAGGAAGCTGGACCGGACGCATTACAAAGGAGGTTGCGTTAGCGCTTAAAGCACGGGTTGCGTTATACGAAGGAACATGGGAAAAATATCACGGCCTGAAAAATACGCCTTTTAAGGTGGATGGTTCAGACGGAACGAAATTTTTGACAGCTGCAGCCACTGCCTCCGGAGATTTAATGGCGATGGGTGAAAAAAACGGGTATCCCCGCTTAGATAACATCGGTGTCGAAAATGGATACTGGCTGCTCTTTAACCAAAAAGATTATGCTTCCAGCAAGGAAGTATTGTTCTGGCGCAAGTATTCTGTTGCAGACCAGGTGACACATACCTGGACGCGCTACTCCATCAATGGTTCGGGTATAGGGTTATCCAAGGATATGGTGGAGTCCTACCTGTGCCTGGATGGCAAGCCCATTGCACTGAGCCCGCTATATGCAGGAGACCGTACATTGAAAGACGTTGTTAAGAACAGGGACCCGCGATTGAACCAAACCATTAATGTAGATGATAACAAGCATGTAAAATGGTATGCAACCGGGCAATATTTTACGACGCCGACAATTGAAGTCAACGGTGCAAATAATACATCAACAGGGTACCAGGTATACAAAGGACATACTGGCGATTTTGCAGAAAACAATGCTGCACAAAGTACCCAGGGCTATGTGCATTTCCGTTTTGCAGAAGTATTATTGATTCATGCCGAGGCAAAGGCCGAATTAGGTGCCCTTACTCAAAGCGATATTGATAAAACAATTAACGCATTGCGCCTCCGGGTGGGAATGTCGGCCGGACTTTTGCAATTGGCAAATATTGCAACGGATCCAAACCAGGAGTTTCCTTCATTGTCTCCGGTATTGAATGAAATACGCAGGGAAAGGAAGGTGGAGTTAGCTGCGGAATGGTACCGCGTAGACGATCTTTTCAGATGGGCGGTTGCTGATGAAAAAATTGTAGGGAAACGTCCGTTGGGGGCGTATAAGAAACAGTGGGAAAATTACCCCGGAGCAAGCGCCCAATTTAATTCGGCCCTCGCAACACTGCCTGTCAATGCAGATGGGTATATCGATCCGTTTAAGCCCTATAGTGTCATGAACAATGGCTATCGTTTTAATGTGGGGCGCGATTACCTGCTGCCGATCCCAACCAATGAACTAACACTTAATTCGAAGTTAAAGCAGAATCCGGGATGGTAG
- a CDS encoding DUF6528 family protein, with the protein MKILGLFFLPQWPLGIIALLAACSQRTAPNASSDERGASNDWPVAIVNQGAGQVMVFDSKVSDWNNSAARVWSWFPDASNGFPGDVGWGAPSDVKLRSSTFFGGQVVAIADSRGFCGLVPYPAGNKKLWAIDVGRPGPAANNPHAIELLPDGNVAIAASNGNSVRVYTSSQGPASVKYVNFTLSSAHGVLWDPAEKILWALGSDVLTGLEIGGTAAAPVINEKAGCRFSLPTTGGHDLFAFYGDKNRLWLTTSKGVYTFNKTTKTFTPVGSYNSEVKSIGNQPSGQVVLTMASTCTDGWNTNTVRYDYPAYTRTIKGACFYKARVWWSAYQ; encoded by the coding sequence ATGAAAATTTTAGGCCTTTTTTTCTTGCCGCAGTGGCCCTTGGGCATCATCGCCCTGCTAGCCGCATGCTCGCAAAGAACGGCTCCAAATGCTTCGTCGGACGAAAGGGGCGCTTCAAATGATTGGCCGGTAGCTATTGTGAACCAGGGCGCCGGCCAGGTAATGGTTTTTGATTCAAAGGTGAGCGATTGGAACAATAGTGCTGCACGGGTTTGGTCCTGGTTCCCGGATGCATCCAATGGTTTCCCGGGCGATGTAGGCTGGGGTGCGCCTTCAGATGTAAAACTCCGCAGCAGTACATTTTTTGGTGGACAGGTGGTGGCTATAGCAGATTCGCGGGGATTCTGCGGCCTGGTACCGTATCCTGCAGGCAACAAAAAATTATGGGCGATCGATGTCGGACGTCCGGGACCTGCTGCAAACAATCCGCATGCTATCGAGTTATTACCTGATGGTAATGTTGCGATAGCTGCGTCCAATGGAAACAGCGTCCGGGTCTACACCTCCTCGCAGGGCCCCGCTTCCGTAAAGTACGTCAACTTTACATTATCCAGTGCACATGGCGTATTGTGGGATCCGGCAGAAAAAATTCTCTGGGCATTGGGCAGCGACGTATTAACAGGTTTAGAGATTGGCGGCACTGCAGCGGCACCCGTCATTAATGAAAAAGCGGGGTGCCGGTTTTCTCTGCCAACAACTGGTGGACATGATCTTTTTGCGTTCTATGGTGATAAAAACCGGCTATGGCTCACTACTTCAAAAGGGGTGTACACCTTTAATAAAACTACAAAAACATTCACACCGGTCGGATCATACAACAGCGAAGTTAAATCCATAGGCAACCAACCTTCAGGTCAGGTTGTACTGACAATGGCTTCAACATGTACCGACGGCTGG